The proteins below are encoded in one region of Micromonospora sp. DSM 45708:
- a CDS encoding transglutaminase-like domain-containing protein, whose amino-acid sequence MSTALTHAPLLTSTEFLDHDSDVVRDFVARHLPDAPEATPTERAVALYYAVRDGIHYEVYGADLSRHGLRASSTITRGTGFCVHKSIAYAAALRAVGVPSRIYYGDVRNHLASPQLEELMGGNVFTFHSLTTVYLEGRWVRATPVFNRMLCRLYKIKPLEFDGLTDSMYHPYDDEGRRHMEFLREHGEFDDVPYDMVVGGIRSAHPKLFASRYATARGSLVADATVRGGA is encoded by the coding sequence ATGTCGACCGCCCTCACCCACGCCCCTCTGCTCACCTCCACCGAGTTCCTCGACCACGATTCCGATGTCGTGCGCGACTTCGTCGCCCGGCACCTGCCCGACGCGCCGGAGGCCACGCCGACCGAGCGGGCGGTGGCCCTCTACTACGCCGTCCGCGACGGCATCCACTACGAGGTGTACGGGGCGGACCTGTCCCGGCACGGCCTCCGGGCCAGCTCGACGATCACCAGGGGCACCGGCTTCTGCGTCCACAAGTCCATCGCGTACGCCGCCGCGCTACGGGCGGTCGGCGTCCCGAGCCGGATCTACTACGGCGATGTCCGCAACCACCTCGCCTCCCCGCAGCTCGAGGAGCTGATGGGCGGCAACGTCTTCACCTTCCACAGTCTGACGACGGTGTACCTGGAGGGTCGGTGGGTCCGGGCCACCCCGGTCTTCAACCGGATGCTCTGCCGGCTCTACAAGATCAAACCGTTGGAGTTCGACGGACTCACCGACTCGATGTACCACCCCTACGACGACGAGGGTCGCCGGCACATGGAGTTCCTCCGCGAGCACGGCGAGTTCGACGACGTCCCGTACGACATGGTCGTCGGTGGCATCCGCTCCGCCCACCCCAAGCTCTTCGCCAGCCGGTACGCCACCGCCCGCGGGTCGCTGGTGGCCGATGCGACGGTTCGGGGAGGTGCGTGA
- a CDS encoding glycosyltransferase, with translation MGRVDTATATVHAAARRDTVDLELVVPAFNEAARLPATLAEVTTFLAGQRWRSRVVVVDNGSTDDTATVVEAGNWETEVVVVGCSRPGKGAAVGRGIAGSRARFVGFIDADLSTPVPTLTRAVDALEAGAAAAIASRHAPGAELACPQPVARRLGGSVFRALARQLVPGVYDTQCGFKLFDRPAVQRALRRCHVSGFAFDVELLRQIRRAGGRITEVPVVWTDDERSTFRPLRDGRAAFADLFRLYRADLLGTAGAGVR, from the coding sequence ATGGGCCGGGTGGATACGGCCACGGCCACCGTGCACGCCGCCGCCCGGCGGGACACGGTCGACCTGGAGCTGGTCGTGCCGGCGTTCAACGAGGCCGCCCGACTGCCGGCCACGCTCGCCGAGGTGACCACGTTCCTGGCCGGTCAACGCTGGCGGTCCCGGGTGGTGGTGGTGGACAACGGAAGCACCGATGACACCGCCACCGTCGTGGAGGCCGGCAACTGGGAAACCGAGGTGGTGGTGGTCGGATGTTCCCGGCCGGGCAAGGGCGCGGCGGTCGGGCGCGGAATCGCCGGCAGCCGGGCGCGCTTCGTCGGTTTCATCGACGCCGACCTCTCCACGCCGGTGCCGACCCTGACCCGGGCGGTCGACGCGTTGGAGGCGGGCGCCGCGGCGGCCATCGCGTCCCGGCACGCCCCGGGAGCCGAACTGGCCTGTCCGCAGCCGGTCGCCCGCCGGCTGGGCGGTTCGGTGTTCCGGGCGCTGGCGAGGCAGCTCGTTCCCGGGGTGTACGACACCCAGTGCGGGTTCAAGCTCTTCGACCGACCGGCCGTCCAGCGGGCCCTGCGCCGCTGCCACGTCAGCGGCTTCGCCTTCGACGTGGAACTGCTGCGTCAGATCCGTCGGGCCGGGGGCCGGATCACCGAGGTCCCGGTCGTCTGGACCGACGACGAGCGCTCCACGTTCCGCCCGCTGCGGGACGGCCGGGCAGCCTTCGCCGACCTGTTCCGCCTCTACCGGGCGGACCTGCTCGGCACGGCCGGGGCGGGTGTGCGATGA